The Peribacillus sp. FSL E2-0218 genome contains a region encoding:
- a CDS encoding HD-GYP domain-containing protein has translation MRLAITKSLSPGARLGKNIHNERGHILLCEGLTLTQKMIDRLVSLNIPFVYIQDPRTDDIIPMPPVSGKLRREAINTIETTFQDMKDKINLDASFTIEQASVKFTQIVRSIMKELKSNKELMTLLADVYTYDDYIFTHSFNVTLYTLAIGMELNINEKNLEILGLGAILHDVGKMLVPLDILRKPGKLTEQEFEQIQKHADYGFHLIKNIHTVSLIVANCAYQHHERLDGSGYPRGIKGDEIHYFCKIIAVADVFDAVTSNRVYRKAMLPHEGLEVLYAGVGKKFDNTIIEAFRRAVAIYPNGLTVELNDGRKGVVSAQNEGIGDRPLIRILEENGEQIKEPYEVDMNKNLHLLIMKCLNIQEPA, from the coding sequence ATGAGGCTAGCTATTACAAAGTCTTTAAGCCCTGGAGCCAGGCTCGGAAAAAACATCCATAATGAGCGGGGCCATATCCTATTGTGCGAGGGTTTGACATTAACACAGAAAATGATCGATCGACTGGTTTCCTTGAATATTCCCTTTGTCTACATTCAAGATCCAAGGACGGATGACATTATTCCAATGCCACCAGTTTCCGGGAAGCTTAGGAGAGAAGCCATTAATACGATTGAAACCACGTTCCAGGATATGAAGGATAAAATCAACCTCGATGCATCTTTCACGATTGAGCAGGCTAGCGTCAAGTTCACCCAAATAGTCCGCAGCATCATGAAAGAGCTGAAAAGCAATAAAGAATTAATGACGTTACTGGCGGATGTTTATACATACGATGATTATATCTTTACTCATTCCTTTAATGTGACCTTATATACGCTGGCGATTGGGATGGAATTGAATATAAATGAAAAGAACTTGGAGATACTCGGTTTGGGAGCGATCTTGCATGATGTCGGTAAAATGCTTGTCCCCTTGGATATCCTTCGTAAGCCCGGTAAGCTGACGGAACAGGAATTTGAACAAATCCAGAAGCATGCCGATTACGGATTCCATCTAATTAAGAATATTCATACGGTTTCGCTTATCGTTGCCAATTGTGCCTACCAGCACCATGAAAGGTTGGATGGCTCTGGATATCCACGCGGGATAAAAGGGGACGAAATCCACTATTTCTGTAAGATCATTGCCGTTGCGGACGTGTTTGATGCCGTAACTTCCAATCGGGTTTACCGTAAAGCGATGCTGCCTCATGAGGGGTTGGAGGTCCTTTATGCCGGAGTCGGCAAAAAGTTCGATAATACGATCATTGAAGCTTTCCGCAGAGCTGTCGCCATCTACCCGAACGGCCTAACGGTAGAATTGAATGATGGGAGAAAAGGGGTCGTTTCCGCTCAAAATGAAGGAATAGGGGACCGGCCCCTGATAAGGATCCTTGAGGAAAATGGGGAACAGATCAAAGAACCCTATGAGGTGGACATGAATAAGAACCTGCATTTGCTGATCATGAAATGCTTGAATATACAAGAACCAGCCTAA
- a CDS encoding DUF1805 domain-containing protein — MINMIPIILDSHTFLAISVRLPKTNLLAVASEKGYIMCGALDVGLLNEKLSDRKILAGRATGVKSIEELLDAPLESVTWEAEAMGIYPGMIGKEALIKMI, encoded by the coding sequence TTGATTAACATGATACCAATAATACTTGATAGTCATACCTTCTTAGCCATTTCTGTCCGGCTTCCCAAAACGAACTTGCTTGCTGTGGCTTCCGAAAAAGGGTATATAATGTGCGGTGCGTTGGATGTGGGGCTGTTAAATGAAAAATTAAGTGATCGTAAAATCCTAGCAGGCAGGGCCACCGGTGTAAAGTCGATTGAAGAGCTTTTGGATGCACCGCTTGAATCGGTAACGTGGGAAGCGGAGGCTATGGGCATCTATCCCGGAATGATCGGTAAAGAAGCATTAATCAAAATGATCTAA
- a CDS encoding bifunctional UDP-sugar hydrolase/5'-nucleotidase, translated as MSEIIHLYHTNDLHSHFENWPRIEKFLKERRELHQETGEEAIIFDIGDHVDRWHPYTEGTLGKGNIELLNEAGYQYVTIGNNEGITLPHEGLDSLYDHARFKVLAANIYYRNHQRPEWALPYWIHTTAKGTRIALIGLTAFFQKFYSAMDWELTEPFEELKEQLEEIKAKADVIIILSHLGIHDDERMAADFPQIDVILGAHTHHILHQGKLVNDVLLCGAGKYGFYVGQVEMTIDQDKRISKKKAILYDTNDFLELEDERSWVEAMYLAGGETLDEVVVDLPEALENDWFRVSPLTKILGEALREWSKADCTFLNAGLLLDGLLKGPVTKGDIHRICPHPINPCIVEVNGNELKEILMQSRDEEWPDLQVKGFGFRGKIMGVMHYERIEFDEIENGIVKTILIDGEKLRPDASYKLAIPDMFTFGHFFPSIQRSNRKEYLLPEFLRDILAWKLKKIYTEA; from the coding sequence ATGTCGGAAATCATTCATTTATATCACACCAATGATCTTCATAGTCATTTTGAGAATTGGCCTCGTATCGAGAAGTTTCTTAAGGAAAGAAGGGAACTTCATCAAGAAACGGGTGAAGAAGCGATCATATTCGATATAGGTGATCATGTGGACCGCTGGCATCCTTATACTGAAGGCACCTTAGGTAAGGGGAATATTGAATTGCTCAATGAAGCGGGCTACCAATATGTGACCATCGGCAATAATGAAGGAATCACTTTGCCTCATGAAGGGTTGGATTCCTTATACGATCATGCAAGGTTCAAGGTCTTGGCAGCGAACATCTATTACCGGAATCATCAGAGGCCGGAATGGGCGCTGCCCTATTGGATACATACAACGGCGAAAGGCACGAGGATTGCACTGATTGGTTTGACTGCCTTTTTTCAAAAGTTCTACTCCGCGATGGACTGGGAACTGACTGAACCATTCGAGGAATTAAAAGAACAGCTTGAAGAGATTAAGGCCAAGGCGGATGTCATCATCATCCTTTCACACTTGGGCATCCATGACGATGAAAGGATGGCAGCGGACTTTCCGCAGATTGATGTCATCCTTGGCGCGCATACCCATCATATCCTTCATCAAGGGAAACTGGTCAATGATGTGCTCCTATGCGGTGCAGGAAAATATGGGTTTTACGTAGGGCAGGTCGAAATGACCATTGATCAGGATAAACGAATTTCCAAGAAGAAAGCGATTCTTTATGACACCAATGATTTCTTGGAATTGGAGGATGAACGTTCTTGGGTTGAAGCCATGTACTTGGCAGGCGGGGAAACGCTGGACGAGGTCGTGGTAGACCTGCCGGAAGCGCTGGAAAATGATTGGTTCAGAGTGAGCCCCCTCACGAAAATCCTCGGTGAGGCGCTTAGGGAATGGAGTAAGGCTGATTGTACCTTTTTGAATGCCGGTCTGCTGCTTGATGGATTGCTAAAGGGTCCAGTAACCAAAGGGGATATTCACCGGATCTGTCCGCATCCCATCAATCCTTGTATCGTTGAAGTCAATGGGAATGAATTAAAAGAAATACTCATGCAATCCAGGGATGAGGAATGGCCTGATCTTCAGGTGAAAGGCTTTGGTTTTCGGGGGAAAATCATGGGAGTCATGCATTATGAGCGAATTGAATTCGATGAAATCGAGAACGGGATCGTCAAGACGATCCTGATAGATGGAGAGAAGCTGCGGCCAGATGCATCCTATAAATTGGCCATACCGGATATGTTCACATTCGGGCATTTCTTTCCGAGTATCCAGCGCTCCAATCGCAAGGAGTATCTGTTGCCTGAATTCCTAAGGGATATCCTCGCGTGGAAGCTGAAAAAAATATATACAGAAGCCTAA
- a CDS encoding sulfite exporter TauE/SafE family protein has translation MVWLILISIGLIAGTIGSLVGLGGGIIIVPSLLYFGTSTHMIDELTPQVAVGVSTVIMIFTGLSSTLAYVKHKVVDYKAGLIFFIGSAPGGIIGAYVNKSLNIEAFSLYFGMFMVFMAIVLLVKDRLKPMVFKPGKGKIVKTHKTESGQAFTYGYHPLAAVLISFVVGFCSGLFGIGGGALMVPVMMLLFFFPPHMAVATSMFMVFLSSITNSITHISLGNINWPYALALIPGAWFGAKWGAWINTRLKSASLENMLKIVLIIIGLRLIYQGITG, from the coding sequence ATGGTTTGGTTGATATTGATAAGTATTGGTTTGATAGCGGGAACAATCGGCTCTCTTGTCGGTCTGGGAGGCGGCATCATCATTGTGCCTTCCCTTTTGTATTTTGGTACATCGACGCATATGATCGATGAATTGACACCACAAGTGGCGGTAGGCGTTTCTACCGTGATCATGATTTTCACCGGTTTATCCTCCACTTTAGCCTATGTAAAGCATAAGGTGGTCGATTATAAGGCAGGCTTGATTTTCTTCATTGGCAGCGCCCCTGGCGGCATAATTGGGGCCTATGTAAATAAAAGCCTGAATATCGAAGCCTTCTCCTTATATTTTGGAATGTTCATGGTATTCATGGCCATTGTTTTATTGGTGAAGGACCGCTTGAAGCCGATGGTTTTCAAGCCCGGAAAAGGGAAAATCGTTAAAACGCATAAAACGGAAAGTGGACAGGCGTTTACATATGGATACCATCCGTTGGCAGCGGTATTGATTTCATTTGTCGTTGGATTTTGCTCAGGATTATTTGGAATAGGCGGTGGTGCATTGATGGTTCCCGTGATGATGCTGCTTTTCTTCTTCCCGCCGCATATGGCGGTGGCAACTTCCATGTTCATGGTATTTCTATCGTCCATCACGAATTCGATCACCCATATTTCACTTGGGAATATCAATTGGCCCTATGCTTTAGCCCTGATACCGGGAGCGTGGTTCGGAGCGAAATGGGGGGCATGGATCAATACGCGGCTAAAGAGCGCGTCATTGGAAAATATGTTGAAAATAGTTCTGATAATCATTGGTTTACGTCTTATTTACCAAGGGATTACCGGATAA